CCAGGGACTCCTGGGACCGGGTGGCAAGAGGCTGGCCGCCATCCTGCTATGTACTTCTCCAATATCACACGAAGGACCTCACTCCCTCGGGTTTGTCATGTTGATACACGGAGTTACGCTGTATAACATCCACCTTGCCAGTCGTTGTTCAACTCTCCTCAAGAGGTAAATCATGCTTAGTTCTATTACTCGTTTTCTGCGCGATGAAGAAGGTGCAACCGCAATTGAATATGGACTTATTGCGGGGCTTATTTCAGTTGCAATCGCCGTTATTGTTGGCGGTGTGGGCGACAGGCTCGAAGGAGTTTTTACGCAAATCCGCAATGCACTTCCTGCCGTTGCTCCTTAAGAACAGCCGTGGCTTTGGGATGCCTCCTGTGGCTTCT
This region of Variovorax sp. RKNM96 genomic DNA includes:
- a CDS encoding Flp family type IVb pilin — protein: MLSSITRFLRDEEGATAIEYGLIAGLISVAIAVIVGGVGDRLEGVFTQIRNALPAVAP